The following are encoded together in the Hoplias malabaricus isolate fHopMal1 chromosome 3, fHopMal1.hap1, whole genome shotgun sequence genome:
- the nmt1b gene encoding glycylpeptide N-tetradecanoyltransferase 1b: MPENTLMAEHQSPKKSSEGGDAGKKKKAKKNKSETWAKEGGRDPFEMLDTLPEEKQQEIQRALHLFSLGQGPPMTLQDARKHNFRFWNTQPVPKIDEEVTSHGPIESEKQSIREECYSLPQGFCWDTLDVENPEQLGELCTLLNEHYAGEEDNTFRFHFSPEFLQWALCPPGWQSEWHCGVRVTYNRKLVGFISAVPSTVQIYNTERKVVEVNYLCVHKKLRSKRVAPVLIREISRRVQMRGLFQAVYCASAVLPTPVASCRYWHRSLNPRKLIELNFSSLTQNMTLQRALKLNRLPETTKTPGLRLMALADVPRVQALLSEYLKVFHLFPVLTQEEVQHCFLPRDGVVDTYVVEGSDGVITDMVSFYTVSSTVLNHLVHRSLKAAYSLYTVTTKTPLQQLMEDILIIAKARGYDVFTALDVMGNKAFLKSLRFTEGQACMHYYLYNWRCPSIIPDKVGMVLK, from the exons ATGCCTGAAAATACACTTATGGCTGAGCACCAAAGCCC CAAGAAGAGCTCAGAGGGTGGCGAtgcaggaaaaaagaaaaaagcaaagaagaacaaGAGTGAAACGTGGGCTAAGGAGGGAGGCCGGGATCCTTTTGAAAtg CTGGACACTCTCCCTGAAGAGAAGCAGCAGGAGATCCAGAGAGCCCTGCATCTGTTCTCTCTAGGTCAGGGCCCACCGATGACACTGCAGGATGCCCGCAAACATAACTTCCGCTTCTGGAACACCCAGCCGGTCCCTAAGATAG ATGAAGAGGTGACGTCACATGGGCCCATAGAGTCGGAAAAGCAGAGTATTCGAGAGGAATGTTATTCTCTGCCACAAGGATTCTGTTGGGACACACTGGATGTAGAGAATCCAGAGCAG ctAGGGGAGCTGTGTACGTTGCTGAATGAGCACTACGCAGGAGAGGAAGACAACACGTTTCGCTTCCATTTCTCCCCTGAATTCCTGCAGTG GGCTCTGTGTCCACCAGGCTGGCAGTCTGAGTGGCACTGTGGTGTGAGAGTCACCTACAACAGAAAACTAGTGGGCTTCATCAGTGCAGTTCCTTCCACAGTTCAAATATACAACAC agagaggaaggtgGTGGAGGTGAACTACTTGTGTGTGCATAAGAAGCTGCGCTCAAAGCGTGTGGCTCCAGTGCTCATCCGTGAGATCAGCAGGCGGGTCCAGATGCGGGGATTATTCCAGGCCGTCTACTGTGCCAGTGCCGTGCTGCCCACGCCAGTGGCAAGCTGCAG GTACTGGCACCGGTCCCTGAACCCACGCAAGCTGATTGAGCTGAATTTCTCCTCACTCACACAGAACATGACCCTGCAGAGGGCACTCAAGCTCAACCGCCTACCTGAG ACGACAAAAACCCCTGGCCTGCGCCTCATGGCCCTGGCGGACGTACCGAGAGTCCAGGCTCTGCTGAGCGAGTATTTGAAAGTCTTCCATCTGTTCCCTGTCCTTACCCAGGAGGAAGTTCAGCACTGTTTCCTGCCCAGAGATGGAGTTGTTGATACATATGTGGTGGAG GGCTCAGATGGTGTTATAACTGATATGGTGAGTTTCTACACTGTGTCCTCAACAGTACTGAACCATCTCGTCCATCGGAGCCTGAAGGCGGCGTACTCTCTCTACACGGTCACCACTAAAACCCCACTGCAGCAGTTAATGGAGGACATCCTCATCATTGCTAAAGCT AGAGGATATGATGTGTTTACTGCTCTGGATGTGATGGGTAATAAAGCCTTCCTAAAATCTCTAAGGTTCACTGAGGGACAGGCTTGTATGCACTACTACCTTTACAACTGGAGGTGCCCCAGCATAATCCCAGACAAG GTCGGCATGGTGCTCAAGTGA
- the LOC136690882 gene encoding sperm axonemal maintenance protein CFAP97D1-like isoform X3, producing MWNQLTNYSMKPMVDNKAPRVFLHCLVKTKKIQLEQERFIEIERNNRLLVSKISHTMAKGGHNWNEYRPKSRSMNVDLRKREQVKVSLENQVILKRIQNTKSAYDHKKLLDDFKASRRYISQFSRYLHEPKTVKMPALNLLKLPPH from the exons ATGTGGAACCAACTGACAAATTACTCCA TGAAACCAATGGTGGACAACAAAGCTCCTAGAGTATTCCTTCACTGCCTTGTGAAGACGAAAAAAATTCAG TTGGAACAGGAGCGTTTcatagaaatagagagaaacaaTAGACTGCTGGTGTCCAAAATTTCTCATACGATGGCCAAAGGAGGACACAACTGGAATGAGTATCGTCCCAAGTCCAG GAGTATGAACGTGGATCTCAGGAAAAGAGAACAGGTGAAAGTTTCTCTGGAGAACCAGGTCATCCTCAAGAGAATTCAAAACACCAAGTCTGCATATGATCACAAGAAGTTGCTGGATGATTTTAAA GCGAGCAGACGGTATATTTCTCAATTTTCAAGGTACCTTCATGAACCAAAGACAGTTAAG ATGCCAGCGTTGAACCTCCTGAAATTACCCCCTCACTGA
- the LOC136690882 gene encoding sperm axonemal maintenance protein CFAP97D1-like isoform X2: MPLEQFSAHLSHAQDYLSDNLKPMVDNKAPRVFLHCLVKTKKIQLEQERFIEIERNNRLLVSKISHTMAKGGHNWNEYRPKSRSMNVDLRKREQVKVSLENQVILKRIQNTKSAYDHKKLLDDFKASRRYISQFSRYLHEPKTVKMPALNLLKLPPH; the protein is encoded by the exons ATGCCGCTGGAGCAGTTCTCAGCACATTTATCGCACGCTCAGGACTACCTCTCTGATAACT TGAAACCAATGGTGGACAACAAAGCTCCTAGAGTATTCCTTCACTGCCTTGTGAAGACGAAAAAAATTCAG TTGGAACAGGAGCGTTTcatagaaatagagagaaacaaTAGACTGCTGGTGTCCAAAATTTCTCATACGATGGCCAAAGGAGGACACAACTGGAATGAGTATCGTCCCAAGTCCAG GAGTATGAACGTGGATCTCAGGAAAAGAGAACAGGTGAAAGTTTCTCTGGAGAACCAGGTCATCCTCAAGAGAATTCAAAACACCAAGTCTGCATATGATCACAAGAAGTTGCTGGATGATTTTAAA GCGAGCAGACGGTATATTTCTCAATTTTCAAGGTACCTTCATGAACCAAAGACAGTTAAG ATGCCAGCGTTGAACCTCCTGAAATTACCCCCTCACTGA
- the LOC136690882 gene encoding sperm axonemal maintenance protein CFAP97D1-like isoform X1, with translation MNKADYLAFPAIAGTVGQYDNLRKLWDSHHYKYHMDRMEKVKPMVDNKAPRVFLHCLVKTKKIQLEQERFIEIERNNRLLVSKISHTMAKGGHNWNEYRPKSRSMNVDLRKREQVKVSLENQVILKRIQNTKSAYDHKKLLDDFKASRRYISQFSRYLHEPKTVKMPALNLLKLPPH, from the exons ATGAACAAAGCCGATTATTTGGCCTTTCCAGCAATTGCTGGTACAGTTGGCCAGTACGATAATTTGAGAAAGCTATGGGACAGTCATCACTACAAATATCATATGGACAGAATGGAGAAGG TGAAACCAATGGTGGACAACAAAGCTCCTAGAGTATTCCTTCACTGCCTTGTGAAGACGAAAAAAATTCAG TTGGAACAGGAGCGTTTcatagaaatagagagaaacaaTAGACTGCTGGTGTCCAAAATTTCTCATACGATGGCCAAAGGAGGACACAACTGGAATGAGTATCGTCCCAAGTCCAG GAGTATGAACGTGGATCTCAGGAAAAGAGAACAGGTGAAAGTTTCTCTGGAGAACCAGGTCATCCTCAAGAGAATTCAAAACACCAAGTCTGCATATGATCACAAGAAGTTGCTGGATGATTTTAAA GCGAGCAGACGGTATATTTCTCAATTTTCAAGGTACCTTCATGAACCAAAGACAGTTAAG ATGCCAGCGTTGAACCTCCTGAAATTACCCCCTCACTGA